A window of the Candidatus Paraluminiphilus aquimaris genome harbors these coding sequences:
- the pspA gene encoding phage shock protein PspA, with protein sequence MGIFSRLSDIINSNLNAMCDSAEDPEKMIRLIIQEMEDTLVEVRSASAKILADKKTQERQLRALRGQAVNWEEKAKLALSKDREDLARAALNEKRRIETDAVALEDELVLADEHIQQLHDEVGQLQLKLDDAKAKRKAILMRADSVTQRRRTQHQIHRTHLDEAFDRFERFERRVDGLEGELDAMNLGRGKPSLADEIDALSEDDVLNEELEVLKQSMAVSKKGDEASNNA encoded by the coding sequence ATGGGTATTTTTTCGAGACTCTCGGACATTATTAACTCTAATCTCAACGCGATGTGTGACAGCGCAGAAGATCCTGAAAAGATGATTCGGCTGATCATTCAAGAGATGGAAGACACATTAGTAGAGGTGCGCTCTGCTTCGGCCAAGATCCTCGCTGATAAGAAAACTCAGGAGCGGCAGTTACGCGCACTCCGAGGACAAGCAGTCAATTGGGAAGAGAAGGCTAAATTGGCACTCTCCAAGGATCGAGAAGATCTTGCGCGAGCGGCACTCAACGAGAAGCGTCGTATAGAGACTGATGCCGTAGCGCTCGAGGATGAACTGGTGCTGGCGGATGAGCACATTCAACAGCTGCATGACGAAGTAGGCCAGCTCCAGCTAAAGCTGGATGACGCCAAAGCGAAGCGAAAAGCCATCCTAATGCGCGCGGACTCAGTGACTCAGCGTCGGAGAACCCAGCATCAGATTCACCGTACTCACCTTGACGAAGCATTCGATCGGTTCGAGCGTTTCGAACGCCGGGTTGATGGTCTGGAAGGTGAGCTAGATGCCATGAATCTTGGAAGAGGGAAGCCCAGTCTTGCCGATGAGATTGACGCCCTGTCGGAGGACGATGTGCTGAATGAAGAGTTGGAAGTCCTCAAACAGTCGATGGCAGTGAGCAAAAAAGGGGATGAGGCAAGTAACAATGCGTAA
- the pspF gene encoding phage shock protein operon transcriptional activator has product MADVQNVIGESVALNHALDHLSNLAPIDRPILVIGERGTGKEIAANRLHFLSHRWQAPFIKLNCASLPETLLDSELFGYEPGAFTGARKSHAGRFERANQGTLFLDELGTMPLALQEKLLRVIEYGELERIGGSDTIKVDVRIVGATNADLKQMAEEGLFRWDLLDRLSFDVVHMPPLRKRGHDVHLLAEHYAIRFASEFGWYHFPGFSDEVLETFHTYPWPGNVRELKNTIERSLHRQGDDGARLQKLVIDPFDVGGQTTNSLNPTQTTEQNEATAAIPSDLRKALEAQERAWLSLALTRSGQNQKRAAEQLGLSYDQIRGLIRKHGLRTRASRS; this is encoded by the coding sequence ATGGCAGACGTTCAGAACGTTATTGGAGAGAGTGTCGCTCTTAATCATGCACTCGATCACTTATCGAACCTGGCGCCCATCGATCGGCCTATTCTGGTTATCGGGGAGCGAGGGACGGGCAAAGAGATCGCGGCTAATCGCCTGCATTTCCTGTCCCACCGGTGGCAAGCCCCCTTCATAAAGCTCAATTGCGCGTCATTACCTGAGACCTTACTAGACAGCGAATTATTCGGTTACGAGCCAGGCGCGTTTACAGGGGCGCGAAAAAGCCACGCCGGCCGATTCGAGCGTGCAAATCAAGGCACCCTTTTTCTCGATGAGCTGGGCACCATGCCACTTGCGCTGCAGGAAAAGCTGCTACGAGTGATCGAATATGGCGAGCTCGAGCGAATTGGCGGGTCCGATACGATAAAAGTGGATGTGCGAATTGTCGGCGCAACGAATGCCGATCTAAAGCAAATGGCCGAGGAAGGTTTATTCCGTTGGGATTTACTCGACCGCCTCAGTTTCGACGTCGTGCACATGCCTCCACTGCGAAAACGGGGCCATGACGTCCATCTCCTAGCCGAACACTATGCCATACGGTTCGCGTCTGAATTTGGCTGGTACCACTTCCCCGGGTTCTCAGATGAAGTCCTTGAGACATTTCATACCTACCCCTGGCCTGGCAATGTGAGAGAACTCAAAAACACGATTGAACGCTCGCTCCATCGTCAAGGTGATGACGGCGCCCGCCTTCAGAAGCTCGTCATTGATCCCTTTGACGTTGGCGGACAAACGACAAACAGCCTAAACCCCACTCAGACTACCGAACAGAACGAGGCCACAGCCGCAATACCCAGCGATTTACGCAAAGCCCTCGAGGCGCAAGAAAGGGCCTGGCTTTCATTAGCGCTGACACGCAGCGGTCAAAATCAAAAGCGGGCCGCTGAGCAGCTGGGTCTAAGCTATGACCAGATACGCGGACTTATACGAAAGCATGGGCTGCGCACGCGAGCGAGCCGCTCCTGA
- a CDS encoding aldehyde dehydrogenase family protein translates to MRDYTKFYINGSWVEPTANNTLAVENPATLEQCATIAIGNDSDVDTAVAAAKAAFETFSQTSVEERAALLDKIAEIYMARIGDIAEAIREEMGAPISLASTAQAYAGLAHITEAAKILRNFAFSEDLGAHRVVKEPIGVCGLITPWNWPMNQVTCKVAPALAVGCTMVLKPSEVAPLSSYIFTEIMHEAGVPAGVYNMVNGDGPGVGTALSKHPDVDMMSFTGSTRAGSLVAQNAAPTVKRVTQELGGKSPNIVLDDADLEAAVTRGVLHMYNNTGQSCNAPSRMLVPRGRLAEAEQIAAAVSETVVVGDTANKDTTMGPVVSKVQWDKIQGLIQKGIDEGAKLVCGGTGLPDGVDAGHYVRPTVFSEANNDMTISREEIFGPVLTMIPYDSEEEAIRIANDTPYGLAGYVQSGDMDHARAVAGKIRAGNIHINGASGGPDIPFGGYKQSGNGREWGAHGFTDYLEIKAIEGYTAA, encoded by the coding sequence ATGCGTGACTACACAAAGTTCTACATCAACGGCTCATGGGTCGAGCCTACTGCCAACAACACGCTGGCGGTCGAAAATCCGGCGACACTAGAGCAGTGCGCAACGATCGCCATTGGGAATGATTCTGATGTCGACACGGCGGTTGCAGCCGCAAAGGCCGCGTTTGAAACCTTCAGTCAGACCTCGGTTGAAGAGCGCGCAGCGCTCCTTGATAAAATTGCCGAGATTTATATGGCGCGGATCGGCGACATCGCTGAGGCGATTCGTGAGGAGATGGGAGCTCCGATCTCTTTGGCCTCCACCGCCCAAGCCTATGCGGGTCTCGCGCACATCACTGAAGCGGCAAAAATCCTCCGTAATTTTGCTTTTTCAGAAGACTTGGGTGCGCACCGCGTGGTTAAGGAGCCTATTGGTGTATGCGGTCTGATCACACCGTGGAACTGGCCAATGAATCAGGTTACCTGCAAAGTGGCACCGGCCCTGGCTGTTGGATGCACCATGGTCTTGAAGCCGAGTGAGGTCGCTCCACTGTCGTCGTACATCTTTACCGAAATCATGCATGAGGCGGGTGTGCCAGCGGGCGTTTACAATATGGTCAACGGGGACGGACCCGGAGTCGGCACAGCACTTTCAAAGCATCCAGACGTCGACATGATGTCATTTACCGGCTCGACACGTGCGGGCTCATTGGTGGCTCAGAATGCAGCGCCAACGGTGAAGCGTGTAACGCAGGAACTCGGTGGTAAGTCACCCAACATCGTGCTTGATGACGCTGACTTGGAGGCGGCGGTTACTCGCGGTGTACTGCATATGTACAACAACACAGGACAGTCATGTAACGCACCTTCGCGGATGTTGGTTCCGCGTGGACGGCTCGCAGAAGCGGAGCAAATTGCGGCGGCTGTCTCGGAGACCGTTGTTGTCGGCGATACCGCCAACAAAGACACCACTATGGGTCCCGTCGTCTCGAAAGTGCAGTGGGACAAAATCCAAGGGCTCATCCAGAAGGGTATCGATGAGGGGGCAAAGCTGGTTTGCGGCGGTACGGGTCTGCCCGATGGCGTCGACGCCGGGCATTATGTGCGTCCAACCGTATTTTCGGAGGCCAACAACGATATGACGATTTCTCGAGAGGAAATCTTTGGTCCCGTCCTAACCATGATCCCTTATGACAGCGAAGAAGAAGCCATTCGCATTGCTAACGATACGCCCTATGGACTCGCTGGATATGTTCAAAGTGGCGATATGGACCATGCGCGCGCTGTGGCGGGCAAGATTCGTGCGGGAAATATACACATCAATGGTGCAAGCGGTGGCCCCGATATTCCGTTCGGGGGTTACAAGCAGTCGGGTAATGGTCGAGAGTGGGGCGCGCATGGCTTCACCGACTACCTCGAGATTAAAGCCATTGAGGGCTATACCGCGGCCTAA
- a CDS encoding aminotransferase has translation MTSMLYPTTNPSASEQMVVARGEGPYIFDRNGKRYLEGMAGLWCTSLGYGNEEIIETATQQMRELSFSHMFGGKTHDSAMKLADKLARMVPMKDARVFLGNSGSDANDTLVKLIRYHATATGRPERTKIIARDKGYHGVTVASASLTGIPTNHNHFQLPFDALGVIRTGSPHFYRGAIAGENESDFVARRAAELEAQILEAGPDTIAAMIAEPVSGAGGVLIPPPGYYQAIQAVLDKYDIALWDDEVICGFGRLGADFGANALEMRPEMMVFAKALSSAYVPVSAAVVSGDFVEAVESAASDMGVFGHGYTYSGHPLGCAVAHKVLEIYERDQIFEHAAEVGHYLQEKLQAFVDHPLVGEVSGKGMIGALELVANKETKQAFEGMAVGAYCAKAAEAAGLIVRPLGGNRVALCPPLILEREHVDELVDKLTIAVNATLEFAKQEKLLA, from the coding sequence ATGACATCCATGTTATATCCAACCACCAATCCGTCTGCCTCTGAGCAAATGGTCGTCGCACGCGGCGAAGGTCCTTACATTTTTGATCGCAATGGTAAGCGCTACCTAGAGGGTATGGCGGGGCTTTGGTGCACCTCACTGGGTTATGGCAACGAAGAAATTATCGAGACCGCTACACAGCAGATGCGTGAGCTGAGCTTTAGTCACATGTTTGGTGGTAAAACCCACGACAGTGCAATGAAGTTGGCTGACAAGCTGGCCCGCATGGTACCAATGAAGGATGCTCGGGTCTTTTTGGGAAACAGTGGTTCCGATGCGAACGATACATTGGTGAAACTGATTCGATACCACGCTACGGCAACGGGCCGACCCGAGCGCACAAAAATTATTGCGCGCGACAAGGGCTACCACGGCGTCACAGTGGCTTCGGCGTCGTTGACAGGCATTCCAACAAACCATAACCACTTTCAGTTGCCGTTCGACGCGCTCGGCGTTATCCGCACAGGCTCGCCGCACTTCTACCGCGGCGCGATAGCCGGCGAAAACGAATCCGATTTTGTGGCCCGTCGTGCTGCAGAGCTCGAGGCGCAAATACTTGAAGCAGGTCCGGATACGATAGCGGCGATGATCGCCGAGCCAGTGTCTGGGGCGGGAGGCGTACTCATTCCACCGCCTGGTTATTATCAAGCGATTCAAGCGGTTCTGGATAAGTACGATATAGCACTGTGGGATGATGAGGTTATCTGTGGATTTGGGCGCCTTGGCGCTGATTTTGGTGCCAATGCTCTCGAGATGCGCCCTGAGATGATGGTGTTTGCTAAAGCTCTGAGTTCTGCCTATGTCCCCGTTAGTGCGGCGGTTGTAAGTGGAGATTTTGTCGAGGCGGTTGAGAGTGCAGCTTCCGATATGGGGGTCTTTGGGCACGGCTATACCTATAGCGGACATCCGCTCGGCTGTGCTGTGGCACACAAAGTACTTGAGATTTACGAGCGCGATCAGATTTTCGAACATGCGGCGGAGGTGGGGCATTACCTTCAAGAGAAACTGCAAGCGTTTGTTGACCATCCGCTCGTGGGTGAGGTGTCAGGCAAGGGCATGATTGGTGCACTCGAACTGGTTGCGAACAAAGAAACCAAGCAGGCTTTCGAGGGTATGGCCGTTGGTGCGTACTGCGCAAAAGCCGCAGAGGCCGCGGGGCTCATTGTGCGGCCGCTAGGCGGAAACAGAGTCGCTCTTTGTCCGCCGCTTATTCTTGAGCGTGAGCACGTTGATGAGCTTGTCGACAAGCTGACCATTGCGGTTAATGCGACGCTGGAATTTGCGAAGCAAGAAAAACTCCTGGCATAA
- a CDS encoding glycosyltransferase, with protein sequence MKILHIEAGRFLYGGAQQVSWLIHGLAAKGVQNVLVCPEDGAIQHAVAEGTRVHAIPMKGDLDVGLVLRLLSIIRAEAPDLIHIHSRRGADIFGGIAARMAGVPCVLSRRVDNVEPRWWAPLKYRLYDRVIVISEAIGRVLVECGVDARSITAVRSAVDSDSYNLPIERSWFQEEFSLPSDEMTFGIVAQLIPRKGHRYLLEVLPELLVAYPNLHVLIFGQGPLESELTQAVQQPDFDGRVQMVGFRNDLRRVMPNLYAVIHPAEKEGLGVALLQASACAVPVVAARAGGIPEIVRHDENGLTFDVGDVGTLKQHLAHLLSDRGLRDRLGVEGRRLATSAFSIDAMVEGNLAVYKSRLEV encoded by the coding sequence GTGAAAATCCTTCACATTGAAGCTGGTCGTTTTCTTTATGGCGGCGCACAACAGGTCTCTTGGCTCATACACGGGCTGGCAGCGAAGGGCGTTCAAAATGTGCTTGTCTGCCCGGAGGACGGTGCAATCCAGCACGCCGTTGCCGAGGGGACGCGTGTTCACGCCATTCCCATGAAAGGCGATTTAGATGTCGGCTTAGTTCTTAGGCTCCTGTCGATAATTAGAGCCGAGGCACCTGACCTGATTCATATACACAGTCGTCGCGGTGCCGATATTTTTGGTGGCATTGCCGCGCGAATGGCGGGCGTTCCCTGTGTGCTGTCACGCCGGGTTGATAACGTCGAGCCGCGCTGGTGGGCACCGCTCAAATATAGGCTCTATGACCGAGTAATTGTCATTTCAGAGGCGATAGGTCGGGTGCTGGTGGAATGCGGAGTGGACGCCCGTTCTATTACAGCAGTAAGAAGCGCTGTTGATTCCGACAGCTACAACCTCCCCATTGAAAGGTCGTGGTTTCAGGAAGAATTTTCTTTGCCCTCGGATGAAATGACCTTTGGCATCGTTGCGCAATTAATCCCCCGCAAAGGTCACCGCTACCTGCTGGAGGTTCTTCCGGAGTTACTTGTTGCTTATCCAAATCTTCACGTCTTGATTTTTGGTCAAGGCCCTCTTGAGTCTGAACTGACACAGGCAGTGCAACAGCCTGATTTTGATGGTCGCGTTCAGATGGTTGGCTTTCGCAATGATTTGCGACGAGTGATGCCTAATTTGTATGCGGTGATTCATCCAGCGGAGAAGGAAGGGCTCGGAGTGGCGCTGCTGCAGGCTTCCGCTTGCGCGGTTCCAGTCGTTGCCGCGCGTGCCGGTGGTATTCCCGAGATTGTGCGACATGATGAGAATGGACTTACATTCGACGTTGGTGACGTTGGAACGCTAAAGCAGCATTTGGCGCATCTACTATCTGACCGCGGCTTACGAGACAGGTTGGGTGTAGAGGGGCGAAGATTAGCAACCTCTGCGTTTTCTATCGATGCGATGGTAGAGGGCAATCTCGCGGTGTATAAATCGCGTCTCGAAGTCTGA
- a CDS encoding acyl-CoA dehydrogenase family protein, translating into MNQAVDLDELTLFRDMARRAFDKEITPFYEEWEQDHMVPRQLWNTLGAAGLLCPDVDETYGGAGATPHVTLAMIEELSRMGFGGFASGYGIHSNIVAPYLSRHGTEAQKAHWLPRMVTGDVVGALAMTEPGAGSNVQGIRTNAVRDGDEWVLNGSKIFITNGIHADLVIVAAITDPGKGAKGTSLFLVDAHAAGFEKSRKIDKIGQHASDTALLFFTDVRLPADALLGEENKGFAILMDELPRERLGIAAQAVAASEGALDITIEYVKEREAFGQKVGQFQNTRFKLADVKTQVAVNRAFYEQCALKYATDELTTDEAAMLKLASCEMQCDVADQCLQLFGGYGYTTEYPISRFYVDARIQTIYGGTSEIMRELVARSILGRD; encoded by the coding sequence GTGAATCAAGCAGTAGACTTAGACGAACTCACCTTATTTCGCGACATGGCGCGCCGCGCCTTTGACAAAGAGATAACGCCGTTCTACGAAGAGTGGGAACAAGACCACATGGTCCCTCGCCAATTGTGGAATACCCTTGGCGCCGCGGGCCTTCTCTGCCCTGATGTCGATGAGACATACGGCGGTGCAGGAGCAACGCCTCACGTCACCCTCGCCATGATCGAAGAGTTGTCTCGAATGGGATTTGGTGGGTTTGCATCGGGCTACGGAATTCACTCCAACATCGTTGCGCCCTACCTGAGCCGACACGGCACAGAGGCGCAAAAAGCGCACTGGTTGCCGCGCATGGTCACAGGTGATGTCGTCGGTGCGCTTGCCATGACCGAGCCAGGTGCAGGTTCTAACGTACAGGGCATCAGAACCAACGCGGTCCGCGATGGTGATGAATGGGTCCTCAATGGCTCAAAGATATTCATCACAAACGGCATTCACGCTGATCTCGTTATCGTCGCGGCGATTACTGACCCCGGTAAGGGTGCAAAAGGCACATCATTATTCCTCGTTGACGCGCATGCGGCGGGCTTTGAAAAATCGAGAAAAATTGACAAGATCGGCCAGCATGCGTCGGACACAGCCCTACTGTTCTTCACGGATGTTCGCCTGCCTGCAGACGCGCTGCTTGGCGAGGAGAACAAGGGCTTCGCTATTCTGATGGATGAGCTGCCCCGTGAGCGCCTTGGTATTGCAGCCCAAGCCGTTGCCGCCTCGGAGGGCGCACTGGATATCACGATCGAATACGTTAAAGAACGCGAGGCGTTTGGACAGAAGGTCGGTCAATTCCAAAACACTCGCTTTAAGCTGGCCGATGTCAAAACACAAGTGGCGGTTAATCGGGCATTTTACGAACAGTGCGCGCTTAAATATGCCACTGACGAGCTCACTACCGATGAGGCCGCCATGCTGAAACTGGCAAGCTGTGAAATGCAGTGTGACGTGGCCGATCAGTGCCTTCAGCTGTTTGGAGGTTACGGTTACACCACGGAATACCCGATATCTCGCTTCTATGTCGATGCGAGAATCCAGACGATTTATGGCGGTACATCTGAAATCATGCGCGAACTAGTCGCTCGATCCATACTGGGTCGAGACTAA
- a CDS encoding GIN domain-containing protein, translating into MRNTNAILCLSLSVSLSAQANTEQSFDVEHFTRVAASQGIEVNVTMGSSTQVVARAETEKDLERLEIEVDHGELRIRRGSWSSSIWNWRSSGGRVSVDVVVSELEGLSSSTGARVTAVEVDCEELSLDASSGSRIVVSGGCNEVEVDASSGAVIDARAFKVEVVTVDASSGARIDVFASANFQGDASSGASVDVFGTPTLFDSDTSSGARIARRGERELI; encoded by the coding sequence ATGCGTAATACCAACGCCATTTTATGCCTCTCACTATCCGTATCCCTATCGGCACAAGCAAATACCGAACAGTCCTTCGATGTTGAGCACTTTACCCGAGTCGCCGCCTCACAAGGTATTGAAGTCAACGTCACTATGGGTTCGTCAACTCAGGTCGTTGCAAGAGCAGAAACTGAAAAAGATTTAGAACGGCTCGAAATTGAAGTCGACCATGGTGAGCTTCGTATCAGGCGTGGCTCTTGGTCCTCCAGTATTTGGAACTGGAGAAGCTCTGGCGGTAGGGTCTCGGTAGACGTTGTTGTTTCAGAGCTGGAAGGTTTGTCCTCGAGCACGGGTGCGAGGGTAACAGCGGTTGAGGTTGACTGTGAGGAACTCTCCCTCGACGCCTCAAGTGGGAGCAGAATAGTCGTTAGCGGGGGCTGCAATGAGGTAGAGGTCGACGCATCGAGCGGCGCAGTTATCGACGCACGCGCTTTTAAAGTGGAAGTCGTGACTGTTGATGCCTCTAGCGGCGCACGTATCGATGTTTTTGCCTCAGCCAATTTCCAGGGCGATGCGTCGAGCGGTGCGAGTGTGGATGTCTTCGGTACACCAACGTTGTTTGATTCCGATACATCGTCGGGGGCACGAATTGCCCGGCGAGGCGAGCGCGAGCTTATTTAA
- the glpK gene encoding glycerol kinase GlpK, with amino-acid sequence MSDLVLAIDQGTTGSTVALMNAEGQLLTSVNHEFPQIFPQPGWVEHDPEAIWDSVLKGLKAVFADGLYAVENVAAIGITNQRETAVLWDAQTGKAIHNAIVWQCRRTTDVCEQLKADGHEALIKARSGLVLDPYFSATKFKWLLDHAPDAQRLLEKGQLRAGTIDSYLIWRLSNAKAHKTDVSNASRTSLMALDSLSWDDRLLSIFGVPRTILREICPSSGRFAVTECVPGLPDGVPISGVAGDQQSALFGQACFAVGDAKCTFGTGSFILMNAGDAPVASNNGLLSTVAWQREGQPAVYALEGGAFVCGAAVQWLRDQLGIIATAPEVEALAQSVKDAGGVEFVPALAGLGAPYWAPEARGMLCGLTRGSGRGEIARATLDAMALQNADILKAMEQDIGEAMQSLKVDGGASANNFLMQLQADYLNRAITRPEVIETTVAGACFLAGLGEGVWRSETDVTNVWRSDKSFNVEITEEERAARFSSWQSAVAKTLIN; translated from the coding sequence GTGTCTGACTTAGTACTGGCGATAGATCAGGGCACCACGGGCTCTACGGTTGCGTTAATGAATGCTGAGGGTCAATTACTGACCTCGGTAAACCATGAGTTCCCTCAAATTTTTCCTCAGCCTGGCTGGGTTGAACACGATCCTGAGGCGATTTGGGATTCCGTTCTTAAAGGCTTAAAAGCCGTCTTTGCGGACGGCCTATATGCTGTTGAGAACGTTGCGGCTATCGGTATTACCAATCAGCGTGAGACCGCTGTTTTGTGGGATGCGCAGACAGGCAAAGCGATCCATAACGCCATTGTCTGGCAGTGTCGTCGAACTACCGATGTCTGTGAGCAACTTAAGGCAGACGGCCATGAAGCACTGATTAAAGCCCGCAGTGGTTTGGTGCTTGATCCCTATTTTTCAGCGACAAAGTTTAAATGGCTACTTGATCATGCGCCGGATGCCCAGCGGCTACTCGAAAAGGGCCAACTCCGTGCAGGGACGATAGACAGTTATTTAATTTGGCGGCTGAGCAATGCAAAGGCCCACAAGACGGATGTCTCTAACGCTTCGCGCACATCGCTAATGGCGCTGGATAGCCTTAGTTGGGATGACAGGCTGTTGTCCATTTTTGGTGTCCCCCGCACGATTCTGCGTGAAATTTGTCCCTCGAGTGGCCGATTTGCCGTCACTGAGTGTGTGCCGGGGTTACCCGACGGTGTCCCTATCTCGGGGGTTGCCGGCGATCAGCAATCGGCGCTCTTTGGTCAAGCTTGTTTTGCTGTAGGTGATGCTAAATGCACATTTGGGACCGGGTCTTTTATTTTAATGAACGCGGGTGACGCACCCGTTGCGTCAAATAATGGCTTACTCAGCACGGTTGCTTGGCAGCGCGAAGGTCAGCCGGCCGTGTATGCCCTTGAGGGGGGCGCGTTTGTCTGTGGTGCGGCTGTGCAATGGCTACGAGATCAGTTGGGGATTATCGCGACGGCTCCTGAAGTTGAAGCATTGGCGCAAAGCGTCAAGGACGCGGGCGGTGTTGAATTTGTTCCGGCCTTGGCGGGGTTAGGTGCTCCGTACTGGGCGCCCGAGGCGCGGGGTATGTTGTGCGGTTTGACGCGTGGTTCGGGCCGGGGAGAGATCGCCAGAGCGACGCTCGACGCAATGGCACTACAAAACGCCGATATTCTTAAGGCAATGGAACAGGATATCGGGGAAGCCATGCAGTCGTTAAAAGTTGACGGGGGAGCCTCGGCTAATAACTTTTTGATGCAACTTCAGGCGGATTACTTAAACCGCGCTATAACGCGCCCCGAGGTGATAGAGACGACCGTTGCCGGAGCATGCTTCCTGGCGGGCTTGGGTGAGGGTGTGTGGCGTTCAGAGACCGATGTGACAAACGTCTGGCGCTCGGATAAATCCTTCAATGTTGAAATCACGGAAGAGGAACGCGCCGCGCGATTTTCATCATGGCAATCGGCGGTTGCCAAAACGCTCATAAATTAG
- the pspB gene encoding envelope stress response membrane protein PspB has protein sequence MSFFEFMFVPMIVFLTIVVPIWITLHYRSLNNSSRALSDEDRESLEEMLETVDRMTDRIINLEAILDADRPNWRNEKEGGR, from the coding sequence GTGAGTTTTTTTGAATTTATGTTTGTCCCCATGATCGTATTTCTCACGATCGTAGTGCCCATATGGATAACACTGCATTACCGGAGCCTCAATAATTCAAGTCGCGCGCTCAGTGATGAAGATCGGGAGTCGCTTGAGGAGATGCTTGAAACGGTTGATCGCATGACGGATCGCATTATAAATCTTGAAGCCATATTGGACGCGGATCGTCCTAACTGGCGAAATGAAAAGGAAGGTGGCCGATGA
- a CDS encoding phytanoyl-CoA dioxygenase family protein → MTAIHHATPSSEHVQAVSPWLTQEAFLTALRDVHDCGYAVIKNVMNESEVEAYRKVLHAHMDQSPTGRNVFEGTRSHRLYALLAKSPMFADMIQHPLAMAFAEHFLGSSCLLSACLSINLHPGETEQPWHTDDSHISIPQPHDIFGISAFWALDDTDEHNGATEILPFSHRWTGSEIEGRLNDAHFSQRDDLDAKATQNSAAVKAQMPAGSVMIMRGDTWHRGGANHSEQDRMIVTPQYCAGWARPLETMLLAVPPEKAANFPKRTQELLGYSIHTPFMGYVDGMHPSRVLQ, encoded by the coding sequence ATGACAGCCATTCATCACGCCACTCCATCGTCTGAACACGTTCAGGCCGTGTCACCTTGGTTAACGCAGGAGGCTTTTTTGACGGCACTGCGTGATGTCCACGATTGCGGCTATGCGGTGATCAAAAATGTGATGAATGAGAGCGAGGTCGAGGCGTATCGCAAGGTGTTGCATGCGCACATGGATCAGTCCCCTACAGGGCGTAATGTCTTCGAGGGCACAAGGAGTCATAGGCTCTACGCACTGCTAGCGAAATCGCCCATGTTTGCTGACATGATTCAGCATCCATTGGCAATGGCATTCGCCGAGCACTTCCTCGGATCAAGCTGTCTTTTATCGGCTTGCCTCTCAATCAACTTGCACCCGGGTGAAACGGAACAGCCTTGGCATACCGACGATAGCCACATTTCCATACCTCAGCCACATGATATCTTCGGGATTTCTGCGTTCTGGGCCCTAGACGACACTGACGAGCACAATGGCGCGACGGAAATTCTACCGTTCAGCCATCGATGGACCGGCAGTGAAATCGAAGGCAGGTTAAATGATGCGCATTTCTCACAGCGTGACGACTTGGATGCGAAGGCAACTCAAAACTCGGCCGCAGTAAAAGCCCAAATGCCGGCTGGCTCAGTCATGATTATGCGCGGGGATACCTGGCACCGAGGTGGTGCCAATCATTCGGAACAGGACCGTATGATCGTGACGCCACAGTACTGCGCTGGCTGGGCGAGACCGCTTGAGACCATGTTACTCGCTGTGCCGCCTGAGAAAGCAGCAAACTTCCCCAAGCGGACGCAGGAGCTTTTGGGGTATTCGATTCACACACCATTTATGGGTTATGTCGACGGGATGCATCCGAGCCGAGTTCTACAGTAA